The proteins below come from a single Gordonia pseudamarae genomic window:
- a CDS encoding TerD family protein: MGIDYNKRPSAPQQPPTPPQPPAQPYQQQPPAYPPQQPPAQPYQQPYPPQQPPAQPYQQQPPAQPYQQQPPVQQYQQPPAQAPVSLQKVTLTKSAPSVSLTKQGSTTGQLRINLNWTSGAKKGGFFKRASGVDLDLACLWEFTDGSKGIVQALGNSFQAPRQGQPIIYLDGDDRSGSAVGGENMYIDLGATQNIRRILIFAYIYEGAPNWAAANGVVTVFPTNGPQIEVHLDEADQSALSCAIALFENRGGELVINREVRYIRGAQDKVDEAYGWGLNWKAGRK; the protein is encoded by the coding sequence ATGGGTATCGACTACAACAAACGCCCCTCCGCACCGCAGCAGCCGCCGACACCCCCGCAACCTCCGGCCCAGCCCTACCAGCAGCAGCCGCCCGCCTACCCGCCGCAGCAGCCGCCCGCGCAGCCGTACCAACAGCCCTACCCGCCGCAGCAGCCGCCCGCGCAGCCGTACCAACAGCAGCCCCCTGCCCAGCCGTACCAGCAGCAGCCGCCGGTCCAGCAGTACCAGCAGCCGCCCGCTCAGGCTCCCGTGTCGCTGCAGAAGGTGACGCTGACCAAGTCGGCGCCGAGCGTCTCGCTGACCAAACAGGGCTCCACGACCGGCCAGCTGCGGATCAACCTGAACTGGACCAGCGGCGCCAAGAAGGGCGGCTTCTTCAAGCGCGCCAGCGGCGTCGACCTCGACCTGGCCTGCCTGTGGGAGTTCACCGACGGCAGCAAGGGCATCGTGCAGGCCCTCGGCAACTCGTTCCAGGCACCGCGCCAGGGCCAGCCGATCATCTACCTCGACGGCGACGACCGCTCCGGCTCGGCCGTCGGCGGCGAGAACATGTACATCGACCTGGGCGCGACGCAGAACATCCGGCGCATCCTGATCTTCGCCTATATCTACGAGGGCGCCCCCAACTGGGCGGCGGCCAACGGCGTCGTCACCGTGTTCCCCACCAACGGGCCGCAGATCGAGGTGCACCTGGACGAGGCCGACCAGAGCGCCCTGTCGTGTGCGATCGCCCTGTTCGAGAACCGTGGCGGTGAGCTGGTCATCAACCGTGAGGTCCGCTACATCCGTGGCGCCCAGGACAAGGTCGACGAGGCCTACGGCTGGGGCCTGAACTGGAAGGCCGGCCGCAAGTAG